A single window of Zea mays cultivar B73 unplaced genomic scaffold, Zm-B73-REFERENCE-NAM-5.0 scaffold_640, whole genome shotgun sequence DNA harbors:
- the LOC118475774 gene encoding LOB domain-containing protein 16-like: MASSGSGGGSPGSPCGACKFLRRKCAAECVFAPHFCAEDGAAQFAAIHKVFGASNAAKLLQQVAPADRSEAAATVTYEAQARLRDPIYGCVAHIFALQQQVASLQMQVLQAKAQVAQTMAAAGPQGGSSPLLQRWPLEPESLSTQSSGCYSDMYCGFGDQEEGSYTR, translated from the exons ATGGCTTCCTCCGGCAGCGGTGGCGGCTCGCCGGGGTCCCCGTGTGGCGCCTGCAAGTTCCTGCGGCGCAAGTGCGCGGCGGAGTGCGTGTTCGCTCCCCACTTCTGCGCCGAGGACGGGGCGGCGCAGTTCGCGGCCATCCACAAGGTGTTCGGCGCCAGCAACGCGGCCAAGCTGCTGCAGCAGGTGGCCCCCGCCGACCGGAGCGAGGCGGCGGCCACCGTCACctacgaggcgcaggccaggctgcgCGACCCCATCTACGGCTGCGTCGCCCACATCTTCGCGCTGCAGCAACAG GTGGCGAGCTTGCAGATGCAGGTGCTGCAGGCGAAGGCGCAGGTGGCGCAGACGATGGCGGCGGCCGGGCCGCAGGGGGGCAGCAGCCCTCTCCTGCAGCGGTGGCCGCTGGAGCCTGAGTCGCTGTCGACGCAGAGCTCCGGGTGCTACAGCGACATGTACTGCGGCTTCGGCGACCAGGAGGAAGGCAGCTACACGAGATGA